One window of the Ictidomys tridecemlineatus isolate mIctTri1 chromosome 11, mIctTri1.hap1, whole genome shotgun sequence genome contains the following:
- the Cd244 gene encoding natural killer cell receptor 2B4 isoform X2, protein MLGLAVTLLHLLLLKGHHGQGSPDSTHNVIGLSGRPLPLRPSNTQMDISSVQWKMELHSRPGTYVILTCKNHSTPTYGDLALKHFNNTLDFNFENLTLLIKAAKPQDNGHYTLEVTNEFGKVDVVQFKVSIFDHVKKPRLEEQWKVLDERKCKVVLSCLVSGDSNVTYTWYRDNELILEPENFTHLVELVDPNDQNTYTCNVSNPVSWASQNLSLTQGCLRVPLRSRILPFMVIVIILAILFIVTFTCFCVRKRKRKQSQTSPETLLTIYEDVKNPQMRRNEQQEVLEEGVTIYSVIQSQDKYRGVI, encoded by the exons ATGTTGGGGCTAGCTGTCACCCTCCTGCATCTCTTGCTCCTCAAGGGGCATCACGGCCAAG GATCCCCAGATTCTACTCACAATGTGATTGGTCTCTCGGGAAGGCCCCTCCCTCTACGGCCTTCTAACACACAGATGGACATATCTTCTGTTCAATGGAAGATGGAGCTACACTCACGTCCAGGAACTTATGTGATACTGACTTGTAAGAATCATTCCACTCCGACATATGGAGATTTAGCTCTTAAACATTTCAACAATACACTTGATTTTAACTTTGAGAACTTAACCCTTCTCATCAAGGCCGCTAAGCCACAGGACAATGGTCACTATACACTGGAGGTGACCAATGAGTTTGGAAAGGTGGACGTGGTCCAGTTCAAGGTTTCCATATTTG ATCATGTTAAGAAGCCTCGCCTGGAGGAGCAGTGGAAGGTCCTGGATGAAAGGAAATGCAAAGTGGTGCTGTCCTGCTTGGTCTCCGGGGACAGCAATGTGACCTACACTTGGTACAGAGACAATGAATTGATCTTGGAGCCTGAGAACTTTACCCATCTGGTGGAGCTGGTTGATCCCAATGACCAGAACACATATACCTGCAATGTTAGCAACCCTGTCAGTTGGGCAAGCCAAAACCTCAGCCTCACCCAGGGATGTCTACGTGTCCCCTTGA gaTCCAGAATTCTGCCCTTTATGGTGATTGTCATTATTCTGGCCATACTGTTTATTGTCACTTTCACTTGCTTCTGtgtgaggaagagaaagagaaagcagtcAC AGACCAGCCCAGAGACACTTCTGACAATTTATGAAGATGTCAAAAACCCACAGATGAGGAGGAATGAA CAGCAGGAAGTCCTTGAAGAAGGAGTCACCATTTACTCTGTGATCCAGTCCCAG gataaataccgaggagtgatatag